One segment of Leptolyngbyaceae cyanobacterium DNA contains the following:
- a CDS encoding FkbM family methyltransferase, with protein MNFERNIKHLCSLPIPLTCLQPFDFPHKLGICEQLFGSTLASQGICWVQTGAGIPWKLDLANPTHRWIIYGKYEGAPFLNWVRKFLPPNGIIVDSGANIGQMLMYLAQWIPQGKIFAFEPGRAAADWLDECLKVNKKLPVEVFRCGLGATPAQLKLHNIGANYGHGAWNQVSETEGESIQIVRLASILAARAIEKVDLWKLDVEGYEIPALQGAEELLREKRIKAIYAELSGENGKRVRNYLSEFGYSCYLFNANGKLYIASELPNHTNGLFLLK; from the coding sequence GTGAATTTCGAGCGCAATATTAAACACCTTTGCTCCCTCCCTATACCTTTAACTTGTTTACAACCATTTGATTTTCCCCACAAGTTAGGTATTTGCGAGCAGTTGTTTGGCAGCACACTTGCTTCCCAAGGTATTTGCTGGGTGCAAACTGGTGCAGGTATACCTTGGAAATTAGACCTAGCTAACCCGACTCATCGCTGGATTATATATGGGAAATACGAGGGGGCACCATTCCTTAACTGGGTAAGGAAATTTCTACCTCCTAATGGCATTATTGTCGATTCCGGTGCAAACATCGGTCAAATGTTGATGTATCTGGCTCAATGGATACCACAAGGCAAGATATTTGCATTTGAACCTGGTAGAGCCGCCGCCGACTGGTTAGACGAATGCCTAAAGGTTAATAAGAAACTGCCTGTAGAAGTTTTCCGATGCGGTCTTGGTGCTACTCCCGCGCAATTAAAGCTTCACAATATTGGAGCTAATTATGGTCATGGTGCTTGGAATCAAGTATCAGAAACTGAGGGTGAATCTATCCAAATTGTGCGATTAGCTTCCATATTGGCGGCTCGTGCGATCGAAAAAGTTGATTTGTGGAAATTAGATGTAGAAGGTTACGAAATTCCAGCTTTACAAGGAGCAGAAGAACTACTTAGAGAGAAGCGTATCAAAGCTATTTATGCCGAATTATCAGGTGAAAATGGCAAACGAGTTCGAAATTATCTAAGCGAGTTTGGCTATAGTTGTTATTTATTTAATGCTAATGGCAAACTCTACATCGCCTCTGAATTGCCCAACCATACAAATGGTCTATTCTTGCTCAAGTGA